From a single Leopardus geoffroyi isolate Oge1 chromosome E1, O.geoffroyi_Oge1_pat1.0, whole genome shotgun sequence genomic region:
- the VAMP2 gene encoding vesicle-associated membrane protein 2, whose protein sequence is MSATAATAPPAAPAGEGGPPAPPPNLTSNRRLQQTQAQVDEVVDIMRVNVDKVLERDQKLSELDDRADALQAGASQFETSAAKLKRKYWWKNLKMMIILGVICAIILIIIIVYFSS, encoded by the exons AT GTCGGCTACCGCTGCCAccgccccccccgccgccccagctggggagggaggcccccCTGCGCCTCCTCCAAACCTCACCAGTAACAGGAGACTGCAGCAGACCCAGGCCCAGGTGGATGAG gtggtGGACATCATGAGGGTGAACGTGGACAAGGTCCTGGAGCGGGACCAGAAGCTGTCAGAGCTGGACGACCGTGCAGATGCCCTCCAGGCAGGGGCCTCCCAGTTTGAAACAAGTGCAGCCAAGCTCAAGCGCAAATACTGGTGGAAAAACCTCAAG ATGATGATCATCTTGGGAGTGATTTGCgccatcatcctcatcatcatcatcg TTTACTTCAGCTCTTAA
- the TMEM107 gene encoding transmembrane protein 107 translates to MGRISGLVPSRFLTLLAHLVVVITLFWSRDSNIQACLPLTFTPEEYEKQDIQLVAALSVTLGLFAVELAGFFSGVSMFNSTQSLISIGAHCSASVALSFFIFERWECTTYWYIFIFCSALPAVTEMALFISVFGLKKKPF, encoded by the exons ATGGGCCGGATCTCGGGGCTCGTGCCCTCTCGCTTCCTGACGCTCCTGGCGCATCTGGTGGTCGTCATCACCTTGTTCTGGTCGCGG GACAGCAACATCCAAGCCTGCCTGCCTCTCACGTTCACCCCCGAGGAGTACGAGAAGCAGGACATTCA GCTCGTGGCAGCGCTGTCCGTCACTCTGGGCCTCTTTGCAGTGGAGCTGGCCGGTTTCTTCTCAGGGGTTTCCATGTTCAACAGCACCCAGAGCCTCATCT CCATTGGGGCTCATTGTAGTGCATCTGTGGCCCTGTCCTTTTTCATATTCGAGCGTTGGGAGTGTACCACGTACTGGTACATTTTCATCTTCTGCAG TGCCCTCCCAGCTGTCACTGAAATGGCATTGTTCATCAGCGTCTTTGGACTGAAAAAGAAACCTTTCTGA
- the BORCS6 gene encoding BLOC-1-related complex subunit 6, translating into MESSQGRPGPEADLPAVGEQQAVIFGGGPGRTPSEPPSGLPESGQEKAENVEGASRHPGASPKTSSRGAVHRAEREARDDEPGRGGTRSGPGSRRGAPGPEPDPHGSSRLKDPEPPEDELASESGCRRGSPGGSGMEVEPQEEDEEAAAAAGRAGRSFSSRLQDSRSLDGLSGACGGTGSAGGAEPGAGGGRRATISSPLELEGTVSRHGDLTHFVANNLQLKIRLSGAPQPPPPAPARPCAAPAPTPVIPPIDPDVLRDLERLSRELGGRVDRLLRGLGGAVQELTALSVGCIQTYRDAVDSLGEAVDMSIKGMYTLLARCEELERALQPVQGLARQVRDIRRTLEVLEALCK; encoded by the coding sequence ATGGAGTCGTCCCAGGGGCGGCCTGGGCCCGAGGCGGACCTCCCGGCTGTAGGGGAGCAGCAAGCCGTGATCTTCGGCGGCGGGCCGGGCCGAACCCCCTCTGAGCCGCCCTCAGGCCTCCCGGAGTCTGGGCAGGAAAAGGCCGAGAACGTTGAGGGCGCGAGCCGCCACCCCGGGGCGTCCCCGAAGACTTCCAGCCGCGGCGCCGTCCACCGGGCCGAGCGGGAGGCTCGGGACGACGAGCCCGGCCGCGGAGGGACGCGGTCCGGGCCGGGTAGCCGCCGGGGGGCGCCGGGCCCTGAGCCCGACCCCCACGGGTCCTCCCGGCTGAAGGACCCGGAGCCACCGGAGGACGAGCTTGCATCCGAGAGCGGCTGCCGTCGAGGGAGCCCGGGAGGCAGCGGGATGGAGGTGGAGCCGCAGGAGGAAGacgaggaggcggcggcggcggctggcaGGGCTGGCCGCTCGTTCTCCAGCCGCCTTCAGGACAGCCGCAGCCTGGACGGGCTGAGCGGGGCGTGCGGCGGTACCGGGTCCGCAGGGGGTGCCGAGCccggcgcgggcggcgggcgcCGCGCCACCATCTCCAGCCCCCTGGAGCTCGAAGGCACCGTGAGCCGCCATGGCGACCTCACCCACTTCGTCGCCAACAACCTGCAGCTCAAGATTCGTCTGAGCGGCGCCCCtcagcccccgccccctgcccctgcgCGGCCCTGCGCGGCGCCCGCACCGACTCCCGTCATTCCTCCCATCGACCCCGACGTGCTGCGGGACCTGGAGCGGCTGAGTCGGGAGCTGGGCGGCAGGGTGGACCGTCTGCTGCGCGGGCTGGGTGGCGCGGTGCAGGAGCTGACAGCGCTGAGCGTGGGCTGCATCCAGACCTACCGCGACGCCGTGGACTCCCTAGGCGAAGCCGTGGACATGAGCATCAAGGGCATGTACACCCTGCTGGCCCGCTGTGAGGAGCTGGAGCGGGCGCTGCAGCCAGTTCAGGGGCTGGCGCGCCAAGTCCGGGATATCCGACGCACCCTGGAGGTGTTGGAGGCCCTGTGCAAGTGA